Proteins co-encoded in one Abyssibacter profundi genomic window:
- a CDS encoding DUF5615 family PIN-like protein → MLLDQNLSRRMLPALEPLFPGSSQVALLNLDTADDRAIWQYAKDNGFAIVTLDSDFHAK, encoded by the coding sequence GTGCTGCTGGATCAGAATCTGTCGCGCCGGATGCTGCCTGCCCTGGAGCCCCTGTTTCCCGGCTCCAGTCAGGTAGCGCTGCTCAATCTGGATACCGCCGATGATCGGGCGATCTGGCAGTACGCCAAGGACAACGGCTTTGCCATCGTGACGCTGGATTCGGACTTCCACGCGAAATAG
- a CDS encoding helix-turn-helix domain-containing protein, whose product MPVVDRIRQIRQDRRWSKVELGERVGVHQKQVFAYERGGNLPPTEVLIKMAAVFDVTLDDLAFEAKGQPASINIQDREFLRRFEALDHLTEPEEHLAKKILDLANLKNRFPLLAQNGAEAA is encoded by the coding sequence ATGCCAGTTGTTGACCGGATTCGGCAGATACGCCAAGACCGCCGCTGGTCAAAAGTCGAGTTGGGCGAGCGCGTGGGGGTGCATCAAAAACAAGTGTTCGCCTACGAGCGCGGGGGCAATCTGCCGCCCACCGAGGTGCTGATCAAGATGGCCGCGGTGTTCGACGTGACGCTTGACGACCTAGCCTTCGAGGCCAAGGGCCAACCGGCATCGATCAATATCCAGGATCGGGAATTCTTACGTCGCTTCGAGGCGCTGGATCATCTGACCGAGCCGGAAGAGCATCTGGCCAAAAAAATTCTGGACCTGGCGAACCTCAAGAATCGCTTCCCATTACTGGCCCAAAACGGCGCGGAGGCAGCCTGA
- a CDS encoding DUF433 domain-containing protein encodes MDYQSRITLEPGKRGGKPCVRGLRIAVYDVLDWLSQGMSEADILADYPELAVEDIRACLAFAAKREHQLTAIHSS; translated from the coding sequence ATGGACTATCAATCTCGCATCACGCTCGAGCCCGGCAAGCGCGGCGGCAAGCCCTGCGTCCGGGGCCTGCGCATCGCCGTGTATGACGTGCTGGACTGGCTATCCCAGGGGATGAGCGAGGCCGACATCCTGGCCGACTATCCGGAGTTGGCCGTGGAGGACATCCGCGCCTGCCTGGCCTTTGCGGCCAAGCGCGAGCATCAGTTGACGGCGATTCACAGCAGCTAA